The uncultured Mailhella sp. genome segment GCCGTGGGCATGGTGCCTGCGGTGTTCCTCGGCATGGACTGGAAGGGACTCATTCAGGGCGCCATTTCCGTGGGCCGTCCGCTGGCGGAAAACCCCGACTCGCTGCTCGACCATCCTTCCTGGAAGCTCGCCCGCTGGGCCTGGCAGATGTCCGAAGCCGGCAAGAGTCAGGTGATCTACTTCTGCTACATTCCCGCCTGGTCCACGTTCGGCCCCTGGTTCTGCCAGCTCTGGGCGGAAAGCCTCGGCAAGGACGGCAAGGGCACCATGCCCATTCCCGCCACCGGCGTGACCGATCAGCATTCTCTGCTTCAGATGTTCCTCGACGGCCCCAAGGACAAGATCTGCCTCTTCGTGAGCACGCCCGCCAACAAGACGCTGCTGCCCATGCCCACCAAGCTGCCCGAACAGTGGCAGTACCTGAAGGGGCACAGCTTCGGCGACATTCTCGACGCCGAAACCCTGGCCACCCGCGCCACCCTGGCGCAGAAGGACGTGCCCGTGGTGCATCTCGACATGCCCGATGAAAGCGCCTTCTCCGCCGGCAAGATGATGATGCTCCTCGAAGCCGCCACCATCTTCACCGGCTGGCTCATGGGCATCAATCCCGTGGATCAGCCCGCCGTGGAAAACGGCAAGAAGCTCGCGCGCGCCCGCCTCGGCATGCCCGGCTCCGAAGAAGACGCGGCCAGACTGGCCATGTTCACCGCCATTCCCTCGGAAACCATGAACTTCTAACATCGGCAGCCGCGTCTGCAAAAGAGGCGAAATGCGCTTCTTTGCAGGCGCGGCGCATGTTTTTCACGCCCGCCCCCTTTCGGCGCGGCAAACATCGTCTCCGGCGAGCGGCCCGTTGCCGCGCGGCCTTCCCCCTTTTCCACGCCTCTTGCCCGAAGGAACCCTTATGGATGACGCAAGTCAGAACAGCGCAGAAAACAAGCTGCCGTTCAATCTGGCCAAGTTCTTCTCCTACATCTCGCTGGTGCTGATTCTCATCTCCAGCGTCATCCTCACGCTTTTCATCGGCAGCACCATGAACCGCTCCATGCTGGAAAGTCAGGAGGAATACGCGCTGCTGCTCGCAGACAACATCAACCGCCAGATTTTCCGCAAGTTCACCCTGCCCGTCACCTACGCCTCGGGCCGCGTGGCGCTGTCCAATCCGGCGCAGTACAAGCTGCTCGACGAAGTCATTCAGTCGCAGCTGCACGGCCTGCAGCTCGAAAGCGTGCGCCTGTTCGACGATCACTACACCATTCTCTATTCCACCGATCCCAGAGAAGTGCGCCGCACCGACATGTACACCGCCGGCATTCCGCTGGTGTTTGAAGGAAAGCCCCATCACTTCGACGTGCTCTCCTCCATGCCCTACGCGCAGGCGCTCGTCACGCCGAATCTGCCCAAGGGCACCTTTCTGCTGCGCACCGTGTTCCCCCTCACCGTGGACACCGACTTCCAGGGCCTGCGGCTGCACGGTCAGCCCGTGCCCGTGCTCGGCGTGCTGGAAATCGTGCAGGACATGACCCCCCAGTACCGGGGCACCATCCGCTCGCAGTGGCTCATCATCACGGGCTTTCTCATTTCCACGCTGATCCTGTTCTTCCTGCTGCACTTCGTGGCGCGCAAGGCCGAATTCACCCTGAGCCGCCGCATGGCCAGAAACCGGCAGCTCGAAGCCCAGCTGCATCAGGCGGAAAAACTCGCCAGCATGGGCCGCATGGTGGCCTCCATCGCCCATGAAATACGCAATCCGCTGGGCATCATCCGTTCCAGCTCCGAATTTCTCATCCGCCGCCACAAGACGGAAGACGCCACAACCCAGGCCATGCTCTCCGCCATTTACGACGAATCGTGCCGTCTCGGCACCACGGTGAACGATTTTCTCGACTACGCCAGACCGCGTCAGCCCCGTCAGGACGTGGTGAACATTCAGGACGTCATCAACAAGGCCATGGCCTTTCTCGGCGGCGAATTTCAGCGTCAGGGCATAGAGGTGCATGCCGATCTTTCGCCCGACGTCACCGTGCTCGGCGACGCCGACCTGCTCTACCGCGCCTTCTACAACATTCTGGCCAACGCGCAGCAGGCCATGCAGGGGCCGGGAGAAATATTCATCGAAAGCTCCCTGCCTTCCGACGGCAAAGTCACGCTCACGTTCCGCGACACGGGGCCGGGATTCAGCGAAGACGCCCTGAACAAGGCCATGGATCCGTTCTTCACCACCAAGGACAACGGCACCGGCCTCGGCCTGCCCATCGTGCAGGCCATCATTGACTCCCACGGCGGAACCATGAAACTCTCCAACGCTCAGCAGGGAGGCGCGCTCATCACCATCAGCTTCCCCGCCCGCAAGTCGTCTGAAGAAGAAGGAAACAGTCATGAGTGATATATCCCACATTCTCGTCATCGACGATGAAAAGAACTATCTCATCGTCATGGAGGCGCTGCTCAAGGATGCAGGCTACGAAGTGACCGCCTTGAACGATCCTGAAATGGCCCTCCATTTTCTCGACGAATCGGAAGTCGACGTCGTCATCACCGACATGAAGATGCCGAAGCTCTCCGGCAAGGAAGTGCTTCAGCGCATCAAGAAGTCGTGGCCGGATCTGCCGGTGCTCATCATGACGGCCTTCGGCAGCATTGAAAGCGCGGTGGAAGCCATGCGCTACGGCGCGTTCGACTACATCACCAAGCCCTTTGCCAACGACGAGCTGCTGCTTTCCGTCCACAACGCCGTGGAGCTTTCCAAGGCGCACCGTCAGTACAAGCTGCTCCAGGAATCGCTGGAAGAGCGCTACCGCACGCATCACATCATCGGCAAATCCAAGGCCATCCGAAACACGCTCTCCATTGTGGACCGCGTGGCCGTGAGCCGTTCCACGGTGCTCATCACCGGCGAATCGGGCACGGGCAAGGAACTCGTGGCCCGGGCCATTCATTTCAGCTCGCCGCGCAAGGAAGGCCCCTTTGTTTCGGTCAACTGCATGGCCTTCAACTCCGGCGTGCTGGAAAGCGAACTCTTCGGCCACGAAAAAGGCTCCTTCACCGGCGCCGTGGCCACGCGCCGCGGCCGCTTCGAGCAGGCCGATCACGGCACGCTCTTTCTCGACGAAGTGGGCGAGCTCAGCATGGATCTGCAGGTCAAGCTGCTGCGCGTGCTGCAGGAGCGCGTGTTCGAGCGCGTAGGCGGCACGGAGCCCATCAGCGTGGACATCCGCGTGGTGGCCGCCACCAACCGCGATCTCGCCAAAATGGTGGAGGAAGGCACGTTCCGCGAGGATCTGTTCTACCGGCTCAACGTGGTGCAGATTCACATTCCGCCGCTGCGCGAGCGCCGGGAGGACATTCCGCTGCTCATCGCCCACTTCACGGAAAAGATTGCCGAAGACAACGGCATTCCCACCAAGAGCTTCAGCCCCGAAGCGCAGAACTATCTCACCGGATACGACTGGCCCGGCAACATCCGGCAGCTTCAGAACGTGCTGGAAGGCTGCATGGTCATGGTGCCCGGCCCCGTCATCGGCGTGGACGACCTGCCGCCGGAAATCCGCGGCGAGGAATCGCAGTTCAAGAGCGCCGTGGATCTGCTGCCCGTGGAGCTCAACCTGGCCGACACGCTGGACAAGATTGAGGCGGCGCTCATCAAGCGCGCGCTCGTGCGCGCCGACTTCGTGCAGGCCCACGCCGCCGAACTGCTCGGCATTTCCCGCAGCCTCATGCAGTACAAGCTGAAAAAGTACAACATCACGGGACACTGATTCCGGGGCGAGACCGCCGTCCGGCACAGGCAGGACGAGGCCGGGCACCCTTCGCCCGACGACTTTCAGAGCGAACGTTCAAGGCGGACATCGCAGGATGTCCGCCTTTTTTCGGAACGCGTCGGGCCGTGCCTGTTCGGGCGCAACCGAAGCCGGGGCCGCCGTTGAGCTGACGCCGAGCGATTCTGCCGAGCCGGAACGCATGTTCTGATTCAGGCCGCGAACGTCGGGAAGCCCCCGAAATTTTGACCGCGAGAGCCTGCCACCGCGTCCGCATGGCGTCAGTCTGGTCTGCCTCCTCCGAGACGGCATCCGGGCAGCAGACATCTGCATGGCTTCGCCCTCTGCTGCGGCAAACATCCCCCAGTGCCCGACTGAGCCGGAAGACTTCGGCCTCGGGCTGTGGCGGCAGAACGCCCCATTTTCCGGCCGCATCGCCTCCAGAGTACGGAATTTTTCGCGGCAAACAAAAAATAGTGGCAAGCAAGAAAATAAATTATTTCAGCCCTAAAGAGCCTCCCTTTCAGCTCTCCGCCCCGCAGGAATGCCCGCCTTTGTGATGTTTCACGTGAAACATCGCCGCACCTGTGTTTCACGTGAAACACTCCTTGCTTTTCCCCATGCCTGCGTTTATGTAAAAAAGAAATCGGGAAAGGAGCTTGAATTTTGGCCAGAATCATTGCTGTTGCCAACCAGAAAGGCGGCGTGGGCAAAACTACCACGTCTGTCAACCTTTCCGCCTCTCTGGCTATCATGGAAAATCGTGTTCTGCTGGTGGATTGCGATCCGCAGGCAAACTCCACCAGCTCGCTTGGCTTCGACCAGCAGAATCTTCCGCGCAATCTCTACACGGCCCTCTGCGGCACCTCCACGCTGGAAGAAACCCTGCTCCCCACGGCCACGCCCTATCTCTCCCTGCTGCCTTCATCCACCGACCTCGTCGGCATCGAAATAGAACTCGTCGATAAAATGGCCCGGGAATTCTATCTCGCCGATCTGCTCGGTCAGGTGGCCGACAACTACGACTACATCATCATCGACTGCCCGCCCTCCCTCGGGCTCATCACCATCAACACCCTGTGCGCCGCACACGAAATTCTCATTCCGCTGCAATGCGAATTCTTCGCGCTGGAAGGCATCGTCAAGCTGCTGCACACCTACGAACAGGTGCGCAAGCGCCTCAACAAGGAACTCAAGATCCTCGGCGTGCTGCTCACCATGTACGATTCCCGCAACAAGCTCGCCCGGCAGGTCAAGGCGGAAGCTGAACGCTGCTTCCCCAAGCACATGTTCAAAACCGTCATTCCCCGCAACGTGCGTCTGTCCGAAGCCCCCAGTCACGGCAAATCCATTCTGCACTACGACATCAAATCCAAGGGCGCGGAAGCCTATCTCGAACTGGCGCGCGAGGTCGTGCATAAAACGGCGCTGCCCTGACGCAGGCGCTCCGTCGCCGCGGCATGCAAGCAACACGCGGCACGGCGACTCTCCCCGTTTCCACGCTTTTGCCCGGAAGTTTTCGCCTTTCGCCGTCACTCTGAACGCAAAACATTTTTCCCGCCGCAGCCCTCTCAGCCTCTGAACAGGCTGCGATGAACGGAGACGCCATGAACATACCCGAACGCGGACTCGGTCGCGGACTCAGCTCCCTGCTCAGCTCCGCCATGGAAAACAGCAGCGAAGAACCCAGAAAGCTGGCGCTCACGCAGCTTGTGCCCGGCAAGAATCAGCCCCGCAAACACTTCGACAACAACGCCCTCGGCGAGCTGGCGGCGTCCATCAGAAATCAGGGCGTCATTCAGCCGCTTCTGGTGCGCCTGCTGCCCGGCATGCCGCAGCGCTACGAAATCGTGGCCGGTGAACGCCGCTGGCGAGCGGCCCGCATGGCCGGTCTCACGGAAGTGCCCGTCATCGTCACGGAGTACACCGACAAGGAAGCCATGACCGTGGCCCTCGTGGAAAACCTGCAGCGGGAAGACCTCAACCCCATGGAAGAAGCCGAAGCCCTGCAGGCGCTGCGCGAAGCGCACGGCCTGAGTCAGGAAGAGCTGGCGGAACAGCTCGGCAAAAGCCGCTCGGCCGTGGCCAACGCCCTGCGCCTGCTCCAGCTCTCCCCCGCCATGCAGGACACCCTCGCAAAAGGCGACATCAGCGCCGGACACGCCCGCGCCCTGCTCTCCGTAAGCGACGCCAAACTGCGCGACGCCCTGCACGCCGCCGTACTCCAGCATCACCTGTCCGTCCGAGAAACGGAATCCGCCGCCGACGTCTGCAAACGCACCGGCGCGCTGCCGGAAAAGCTCGCGCCCGGAAACCAGGCGCAGCCTCCCCGCACCGCCCGCGCCCCGAAACCGCAGATCATCAAAAATCTGCAGAGCCTCCTGCGGCAAAGCAGCGGCACCAAAGCCACCATCAGCGGCAACGAACAGCAGGGACGCATCCAGATTCCCTATGCCAGCCCCGAAGAACTGACCCGCATCCTCAGCCTGCTCGGCCTGAACGCGGAAGAGAAATAAAAGAGGGGGCCAGGAAAGAGCGACACTTTGCTCCGCATGGGGACATCATTTCCCCATGATCCCTTGTTTGCGGGCGCGCCTTCTCGGCGCGCCCGCGATATTAAAAAAGGCCGCGGAGCACACCGCGGCCTGAAAAATGGCAAGGGGAAAGAACGACGCGCAGGCGCGTCCGCTCAGCTGACTTTTCGGAGTATGGCCAGGAACAAGGCGTCCTGCCCCGGAAACTGAGGAAGAAAGCTCCGCTGCTCCACAAGACGGCAGTCCCCGCTGCGAAGTTCCACGAAACGGGCGATCTGCGCTTCGTTTTCCTCGCGGTTCAAGGCGCAGGTCACGTAAAACAGCGCGCCGCCGGAAAGAAGATGTTCCCACGCATGGCGGAGAATGTCGGCCTGCATGCGCACGGCTTCGGCAAGGCGCTTCGGGGAAAGGCGCAGGCGCAGCTCGGCGTTTCTGGCTATCGTTCCCGTGCCGCTGCAAGGAACATCCAATAATATCAATGGGAAAGATTCATCTATCTGCTGTGCGGCCACGCATTGCAGCTGCGGCCACGGCAGCCCGAGGCGAAGCAGCGCGGCCTTGAGCTCCTCAAGGCGGAACGACGCCGGTTCGCTGGCGAGCGCCACATGCACGCCCTTTTCCAGCAGGGCCGTAGTTTTTCCACCGCGCCCGCAGCAGGCGTCCCAGAGCGGCGCTTTGGCGAGCGTCTCATCGGCAAGAATCCAGTCGGCCAGGTATTCGGCCACAAGCTGGGAGGACGCGCCCTGCCGCGTCAGATTGCCCTGCTTTTCAAAGGTCTCCAGAAGCGCCTGCTGCTTTGCCGCGTCCGGCCGGTTTCTGTCCAGGCCCTCGGCGGAAAAGCCGCCCTGCCCCACAGGAGCATAGCCTTTTTCCAGCCAGTGCTGCACCAGCATTTCGCCCCACGCCCGAGACAGGTTCGCCCGCCAGCACGGCGCAGAGTGCGCAAGCGTGTTCTCCGCAAGGCGGCACGCTTCCTTCTCTCCGTATTGCGACGCCCACATGTCGACAAGCCACTGCGGCAGCGACGCCGCCGTTGCCGCGCCTTCCGCATCCAGCTGTGCGCGGGAAAGCGCCTCCTCCCTCCCGCGGATCGCACCTCGAAGATCCTCCGACGCGCGATCCACAGCACGCAGCACGCCGTTGACCAGGCCGCCCAGCCCCTGCCCGAAACGACGCCGGGCCAGATTGACCAGCTCGTTCACCGTGGCCCGGGCCGGAATGCCGTCCATGAACAGAATCTCGTACGCGCCGAGCCGAAGCAGCATGCGCACCTGAAACGAAAGCGCATCCGGCTTTTTCAAAAATCCGGCCAGCGCCGCATCCAGCGCGGCATGACGACGCAGCACGCCATAGACCAGCTCGGAAAGCAACGCGACGTCACGTCCGTCGAGCGAGACGGAGGCTCCGTATCGGGAAAGCATGACGGGCAGCGGCGTTCCGTCCTCGGGGTGACGGAAGAGCTGATGCAGAAGTTCCAGCGCGCCCTTCCGGGCTGCGGAAACCGACGGATTTTGAGACTTTTTTTTTGTTTTTTCGATCATGGACTTGTCGTGCGGCGTTTTCGTGCCGGAAAAAGGCTCCTGACGCGTTTTTCGATATTTTGCCGTAGTTGAATGCCAAAGCGGCGACCTGGCTCTCCGTTTTGTCAAAACGTGATAAGCGACATCGACGTCGCCCCCCCCAAAGAGCGGACAAGACCGCCCCGCCCTCCGGCCGCGTCGGCGTTTTGCCTGAGCGGAGGGACAAAACGGAGCCTATTCCTTGCCGCCAAGCATGCCGTACGGTTCGGCAAGGCCGCGCAGACGCCCGTTGCGGAAATCCGCGGCGCTCATGGTGGACTTGCCCGCCGGACGCAGGCGCGTGATGCGGTAGGAACCGGAGCCGCAGGCGACGAGAAGCGCGTCGCCGTCCATGCCCACAAGCGTGCCGGGCGCGGCGTTCTGCGAACTTTCCACGGGTTCGCCCGGCTCGATGCGGAGCATCACCGGCTCGCGGCCTTCCATGCGGAGCACGGTTTTGGCTCCAGGCGCGGGCGTGAGGCCACGGATGATGTTGTGAATGCTCTTCGCGTCCTTCGACCAGTCGATATATTCCTCGGCCGCGGAAATCTTGGCCGCATGGGTCACGAGTTCCTCATTCTGCGGAACAAAGGCCGCTCTGCCCTCGGCGATCATGCCGAGCGCGCCGATCATGAGCTTCGCCCCGTGTTCGGCCAGCGTGTCGAACAGCGTGCCCGCCGTGTCGTCCGGCTCGATGCTCACCGCCTGCTGCAGAAGCATGGGGCCGGAGTCGAGCCCGGCTTCCATCTTCATGATGGTCACGCCGGAAATGGCGTCGCCGTTCATGACGGCGCGCTGAATGGGAGCGGCCCCGCGGTACTGAGGAAGCAGGGAGCCGTGAACGTTGTACGGCCCGAGCGTGGGAATATCGAGCACGCGCTGCGGCAAAAGCAGGCCGTAGGCCGCCACCACAAGCACGTCGGGCCTGAGATCGGCAAGGGCCTGCACGTCGGAGTCGTCGCGGAAATTGCGCGGCTGATACACGGGCAGGCCGAGTTCCAGCGCCAGTTCCTTGGCGGCGGAGACCTTCAGCTTCTTGCCCCGCCCGGCGGGGCGATCCGGCTGGGTATAGACGGCCACCACTTCCCCGCCTTCCCATGCGGCCACGGCCTTGAGAATCACCGCCGCAAAATCCGGCGTGCCCATGAATACGATGCGCAGTTTCGACATGTCAGCTCCATGACGGACAACAAAGGGGCTCGCGCGCCTTCGTGCATTTAAAAATGTTGTCGCGGCGCGGGCAGTTCGGAAAGCGCCCGTCGTCAGCGTGGTCACACTGTACGGTCTATCAGTTTTTCCGTCCAGCCGGAACGGGCCCGAAAAAGAAAAAGGCCCGGACTTTCGTCCGGGCCCGGATGCTGAACAGACGGCGGGCGCTGGCCCGGCGCGACTATCTTCTGCCCTTCCGTATTTTCTTGTCGTACAGAGAGCGCTTGAGATAGCTCAGGTAATCGATGAACAGCTTGCCGTCGAGATGATCGGTTTCATGCTGCATGCAGGCGCCGTAATAGCCTTCGCCTTCGATGTGAACGGGCTTGCCGTCCAGATCAAGGGCGTCGAGGGCCACGCGGCGGGGACGCTTCACCTTGGCGCGCAGATCGGGCACGGAAAGGCAGCCTTCGTTTTCCTCGTGGCCTTTGGGATCGAGCACCGTGACCACGGGATTGACGAACACCCGGAAATCCTGAGGCAGGTCGGGATCGTTCTTTTCCTGCGACACGTCGATGACCACCACGCGCTTGAGCACGCCGATCTGCGGCGCGGCAATACCCACGCCGCCCACCGTGGTGAGCGTGTCGAGCAGATCCTGCGCGAGAGCGCGGATGTCGTCGTTGATCTCGGCCACAGGTTCACTGATCTTGGCGAGCGTGGGATCGGGATACTGAAGAACGGGACGAAGCATGATTTACTCCGCGGAATTGCTGGGAGCGGGAGCCGCCTTTTCACGCAGTCGAATGCCCAGTTCACGCAACTGCTTGTTGTCCACGGGGGACGGAGCTTCGGTAAGCAGGCAGGCGGCCTTCTGGTTCTTGGGGAACGCGATGACGTCACGGATGCTCGACGCGCCCGTGAGCAGCATGGCCACGCGGTCGAGACCGAAGGCGATGCCGCCGTGGGGCGGAGTGCCGTAGTCCAGAGCCTGAATGAAGTAGCCGAACTGAGCCTTGGCGGACTCTTCGGTAAAGCCGAGACCTTCGAACATGCGGGTCTGGTCGGCGGGATTGTGAATACGGATGGAACCGCCGCCGATTTCGTTGCCGTTCAGCACCATGTCGTAGGCGCGGGCCTTGGCGCGGGCGGGATCGGTAAGCATGATGTCGTAGCTTTCGTCCTGCGCAGCGGTGAAGGGATGATGGCAGGCCACCCAGCGATGTTCCTCCTCGCTGTATTCAAAGAGCGGGAAGTCCGTCACCCAGAGCAGATTCCAGGTATTTTCAGGGATGAGGCCGAGCTTGTTGCCGAGTTTCACGCGCAGGCTGCCGAGAGCATTGTTCACGAGACCGGGTTCGCCGGCCTGGAAGAACACTATGTCGCCCACTTCGAGGCCGCACACTTCCGCAATGCCCGCCCTTTCCTTGTCGGAAAGGAACTTGGCGATGGGCGACTGCCATTCGTTTTCGTGGATCTTGATCCAGGCCAGGCCCTGAGCGCCGAAGCCCTTCACGAAATCGGTGAGTTCGTCGATTTCCTTGCGGGTCATGGTGGCGCCGCCGGGCACGCGCAGAGCCTTCACGAGCTTGGCTCCGGCAAAGAGCTTGAAGGCGGAACCGTGAACGATGTCGGTCACGTCCTTGAGCTTGAGATCAAAGCGGGTGTCGGGCTTGTCGGAGCCGTAGTCGCGCATGGCCTCGTCGTAGGGCATGCGCTTGAGGGGCAGCTCGATGTCCACGCCGATGGCTTCCTTGAACACGCGGGCGATGAGGCCTTCGGCCATGGCCATGACCTGATCTTCGTTCACGAAGCTCATTTCGATGTCCACCTGGGTGAACTCGGGCTGACGGTCGGCGCGCAGGTCTTCGTCGCGGAAGCAGCGGGCCACCTGATAATAGCGGTCCACGCCGCTCATCATGAGCATCTGCTTGAACTGCTGGGGCGACTGGGGCAGCGCGTAGAATTCGCCCGGAGAAAGACGGCTGGGCACGAGGAAGTCGCGAGCGCCTTCGGGGGTGGACTTGGTGAGGTACGGCGTTTCGACTTCAAGGAAATCGAGATCGTTCAGGTAGTTGCGGCAGGCCTTCACGATGTTGTGACGCACGCGCAGGTTGTGCGCCATGACGGGACGGCGCAGGTCGAGGTAACGGTACTGCAGGCGCACGGACTCGGAGCAGTCGGTGCGGTCCTCCACCTGGAAGGGCGGGGTCTTGGCCGTGTTGAGCAGCTTCCATTCCAGCACCACCACTTCGATTTCGCCGGTGTGCAGGTTGGGGTTGGTCATGCCTTCGGGGCGGGGACGCACGCGGCCCTTGATGGCGATGACGTATTCGCTGCGCAGAATGTGGGCGTCGCGATGCGCTTCAGGCGCGACTTCAGGGCTGAACACCACCTGCGTGAGGCCGTCGCGATCGCGCAGGTCCACGAAGATGAGGCCGCCGTGGTCGCGGCGATACTGCACCCAGCCCATGAGGCACACGGTCTTACCGTTGTCGGCAATGGTCAGGTCGTTGCAGTGATGGGTGCGCTGCCAGTCACCCAGCGGTTTGATGTATCGGGCGTGTTCCTTCTGAACATCCACGACGTTTTTTTCGTTGTCTTCAAACTGGCTCATGACCATTCCTCTTTATTGTTCGGCGTTCAGGCTGGCGGCCGCGTCGGCGCAGAAGACCTCGTGCTGCTCGCCAGATTCCATGTTTTTAATGATGACGCTGCCGGAAGCCAGCTCGTTGGTTCCCATGATGAGCGTGAAGCGCGCGCCGGACTTGCCGGCCTGACGCATGGTGGCCTTCATGCTGCGGCTCTCGTAGCCCATGGTGCCGGAAAAGCCTTCGCGGCGCAGGTTCTGGGCCAGGGCGAACGCGGCGTCGCGGCAGGAATCGTCGAGCACGGCCATGTAGAAGTCGGGACGCACTTCGGGCATTTCGCGGCCTTCGAGCAGAAGCGCGAGGCGCTCCATGCCGCAGGCAAAGCCTATGCCGGGCACGGCCGGTCCGCCGAGCTGTTCCACAAGGCCGTCGTAGCGGCCGCCGCCGGCCACGGAGCCCTGAGAGCCGATTTCGTTGGAAACCACTTCCCAGGTGGTGCGGGTGTAGTAGTCAAGGCCGCGCACCAGACGGTGATTGATCTGATAGGGCACCTTTTCCGCGTCGAGATGGCGCAGCACGGCCTCAAAATGGGCGCGGCAGTCGGGGCATTCGTTTTCCAGAATCACGGGCGCGTCGGCCGTGAGTTCCTTGCACTCGGGCACCTTGCAGTCCAGCACGCGCAGGGGATTGGTTTCCATGCGACGGCGGCAGTCTTCGCAGAGCTTCGACTGATCGAGAGAGGCCAGCCAGTCGTGGAGCTTCTGGCGATACTTCGGACGGCAGCTCGAGCAGCCCAGAGAGTTGATCTGCAAAGTAAGGTTCTTCAGACCGA includes the following:
- the aspS gene encoding aspartate--tRNA ligase, which gives rise to MSQFEDNEKNVVDVQKEHARYIKPLGDWQRTHHCNDLTIADNGKTVCLMGWVQYRRDHGGLIFVDLRDRDGLTQVVFSPEVAPEAHRDAHILRSEYVIAIKGRVRPRPEGMTNPNLHTGEIEVVVLEWKLLNTAKTPPFQVEDRTDCSESVRLQYRYLDLRRPVMAHNLRVRHNIVKACRNYLNDLDFLEVETPYLTKSTPEGARDFLVPSRLSPGEFYALPQSPQQFKQMLMMSGVDRYYQVARCFRDEDLRADRQPEFTQVDIEMSFVNEDQVMAMAEGLIARVFKEAIGVDIELPLKRMPYDEAMRDYGSDKPDTRFDLKLKDVTDIVHGSAFKLFAGAKLVKALRVPGGATMTRKEIDELTDFVKGFGAQGLAWIKIHENEWQSPIAKFLSDKERAGIAEVCGLEVGDIVFFQAGEPGLVNNALGSLRVKLGNKLGLIPENTWNLLWVTDFPLFEYSEEEHRWVACHHPFTAAQDESYDIMLTDPARAKARAYDMVLNGNEIGGGSIRIHNPADQTRMFEGLGFTEESAKAQFGYFIQALDYGTPPHGGIAFGLDRVAMLLTGASSIRDVIAFPKNQKAACLLTEAPSPVDNKQLRELGIRLREKAAPAPSNSAE
- the hisS gene encoding histidine--tRNA ligase, whose amino-acid sequence is MAQIQAIKGFADQFPAQSRLFEMMEATAREVFPRYGFGELRTPLMEYTDLFCRGIGTETDVVQKEMYCIPDSKGRSMSLRPEATAGVMRAYIESGIYAREAVSRFFTIGPMFRHERPQKGRMRQFHQINCECLGPKEPEADAEIICMMMEFLGRLGLKNLTLQINSLGCSSCRPKYRQKLHDWLASLDQSKLCEDCRRRMETNPLRVLDCKVPECKELTADAPVILENECPDCRAHFEAVLRHLDAEKVPYQINHRLVRGLDYYTRTTWEVVSNEIGSQGSVAGGGRYDGLVEQLGGPAVPGIGFACGMERLALLLEGREMPEVRPDFYMAVLDDSCRDAAFALAQNLRREGFSGTMGYESRSMKATMRQAGKSGARFTLIMGTNELASGSVIIKNMESGEQHEVFCADAAASLNAEQ